Genomic DNA from Elgaria multicarinata webbii isolate HBS135686 ecotype San Diego chromosome 2, rElgMul1.1.pri, whole genome shotgun sequence:
GAAAAGGAGTGATTCATGTTTCAAGCAACTATTTGATTCTAATTTCAAAATTatctttgcctttttaaaaagggcaCAGCAATACAACagtgacagaagaaagaaaaacccatGCGGTAGAAGTAAGAGGAAGTAACAAGATTGAAGCATTGAACTTCCAAGTCTACCAAGATGACAGCTCTCTTAATCAGGAGTGTACCCCTCAAGCACTTCCAGGGGTGCATAACCAAAAACAGGATCCATCAATTGTCGAGACAGTAAAGACTCAGGATGCTGCAATTCAGACAATCCCATCGGATAATAATTTAGGCCAAACTGCATTACATGAGCATACGAATTCTGGGGGTTACAAGCTGATCACCCACAAAAGTCCAAGTCATATGCAGAGATCAGTTCTAGTGAATCAACCCTCAGGGTTCCTGAACAGGATACATGAGACAGTAGGAACCATGACAGAACCCAGCCATCAGAGGCAACAATCCGTAGATGAAAGAGCGAGTCCTTATACCAATCAAAACAATGCATTTGCAAATGACAATCACATTCTACCACAGCGAGTTGTCAAAAGTCCAGTTAGTTCTCCCACAAAAGGTTACCCGCTTTATTGGCAAGACTCAAAGCCCAAACCTAAGCCTTCCAATGAGATTACAAGAGACTATATACCCAAAGTTGGAATGACTACTTATAAAATAGTGCCTCCAAAATCACTGGAAATAGTGAAGAACTGGGAATTGGACACTGTGGAGAGGCAAGAAGCAGACTTTTTACACACATCTCCGAAGAATGAGAATTCCCAAGAATTTGGCACACAAACAGACATCCTTAATATCTCAAAAACCCTGAATAAATCAGGACCTGGTTTTAGATATGAAGTTACATTGCTGGGGAACGATCCATTGGCTAAAACAAGTGTTGATAATGCCACAGTCTCTTTCTCTAATGCCAGAACCAAGAAAATGGAAGTGGAACATTCCAAACCTAATCCAGACCATGTAATAGCTCCCTCAGTGCTAAGCACAGAAAACAAAAGTTGTTCACCTCCTGCAATGCAAGAAAAATCAAGCATCTTAAGTCCTACAGCCAAGccaagcaatttttttttgcagatgCAAAGGAGGGCTTCTGGGCATTATGTAACATCGGCAATTGCAAGAAGTGGTTCTGTTAGTAGCCCTACTCAAAATGAAGCTAGAACTATAGACACAGAGAAAAAGTTAGCATCCCCAGATCATACTTCTTTTCCATTTCCTAGAACAGTTAATGCTCCTTCTCAGTTAGTAGAAGAAAAGTCTGAAAATGGCCATAATAAGGAAAAATCAGAAATCACAACTCCTCCTGTAAAAATGTCTACGTCTCTGAATTCTCCACCATCCCAGCCTCCTCCGTTTAACCTGAAAACTCTAAGGACTTTTGTTTTGCCACAACCATATTCAAGTTCCAGGCCCTCACCTTTTGCTCTTGCTGTATCATCAGCAATTAAGAGATCCCAGTCATTCAGTAAAACATGTACCAGTTCAAGCAGGCCATTAAGAGAGCAAACTTCTCTTGACCTTTCTTCATCAATGTCTAACACTGAGATAAAGGACCATTCTCCTTTACAGAGCCTAACAGGACAGCCACGACAGAGCACGACAGACaaggtaataaaataaaattgtttatTTCTTAAAAAGTGTGTTTGACCCCCATGCTGTCAATTTTTCAGTATTTTTCAGTATGTCGTGTATCCCAGATTACTTGCAAAATAAAATAGTGAAGTACACCTTCCAGGGGAGTAGCCctgttaatctgttgcagtaaaaacaTACATATCAATATTTGCTATAGTCATATGACCTgttcagattaaaatacagagcacaagttacagaaaaatacaaaacaatttatGCAGTTTAGCCAATATAGGTATTCATTTGTATTCTTATGCATGAAGCAATTAGAAAAAAGTTAGCCATCTGTTCAGCAATGTACAGGACCTTTTTGTCTGAACATCCTGGTAAGCTAGTCAAAAAAGAAGATATACTATAAGGTCTTAGATCGGAATACATTACAGAAGTACATGAGCTAGAGTTTCCGATACACCTGCCTTACATGGACACAGTCTATATTGAAATGTAATTCTCAAAAACCTtccctatacatgcttactcagaagtaagtaccacttagttcaatgggacttattggTAATTAAATGGGCattggattgtagccttagtctTGCAAATATAAATGCCCTACGGGCTTGTGTATTCTTCAGAGAAATCAATAACATGTGAAGTAATCATGTGGAATTCCATGAgccggagtgggggggggacacaagttCTATTAGCCAGAGAATATAGAATATAAACTCACTTGGGCTTTTTTACTCAACAGAAAAATAATTGCGGAAGCCATGAGCAAAACAAGCAGGTGCCCTCTTTATCTGGCCCTCCAACAACTACTGCCTGTGAGAGAAATGTTGCTGTGACACTCCAGCGCCCTGACCCAGAACAGATCCACCAGACCTTGCTGGCTGCAATCCGTTCTGGAGAAGCTGCTGCCAAATTGAGAAGGGTAagcgccccaccaccaccaccaccaccattaaatCAATAACAATAGATTTACAGTGGTTATTTCAAAATCACCATAGCTATCAGCATTGGCATCAATCACGACAAGAAAAAGGGAGAGTCTTATAAGCATGTGATTTCTTAATAGTGCAAATAGGAGATTTAGGAGCTGAATGTAAACTGTTTGTGGTGACCTTGATTCAGCTGAAGGAAAGACCACACACAACATAAATTTTTAAGTATATGTTTGGCATAAAAAGTATGGCGGAAGAACACCTAAGTAACATCTCCTTTAACAGCTGTGAAGGAGTGGCTGTAGAGAACAAGTCCCTGTTTGCCTCTCTCTGGGGTTTGGAAACTTGTTGCTCAGCTTCCCcaactcagatttatttatttatttatttgttcgtttatttatttattacatatttatactgcccaacagccaagggtctctaggcagtttacaattaaaaccataatatatacaaaaatcaagatttaaaactttaaaaatgtatataaaaccagaataagttacagtccagggaaagcttgtctaaaaagatatgttttcaggagttgtttgaaggatattacattttctgcccagagggtgggtgctgctacagagaaggcccgccgtcaaggttcttcatgacgacattctcttCATCTCGGAAGTTCAAAATGTTTTTCATCAATTCAAAACGTTTTTCATCAGTTACTGTGgcttcatgcactggtaaccttatGATGCACTTTATGTGAGACTGCCCTTGCGcctggttcggaagctgcagctagtgcagaatgcagcatctACGGGTGCTCAGTGGGACACCCAGCCATGTTCACATTATACTTGTAGAACTGCACTCGCTGcttattagctaccaagccatgttcaaggttataTTGTtaatatacaaagccctaaacaaacaggatacctagcagaccgccctCCTGTTATATATACCCGACCAACACTTAAGTTCTTCAGTGGGGATCCTGCTGGTTGCTCCACGACCAACAGAATGTTATCACATAATATCTCAAAAGCGGGacttctcggtggtggcacccaccctctggaacacccgCCCCCATGCACTTCAAGAGACAGAAAATGTCATTTGTTTTCAATGCCTCCTAAAAATGCACTTATTCACCTAGGCCTTCCTAGGCTTGTATTTAATTGGAATTAATCATATGCTGTTTCTTGTATTGCTTTGTACCATTATTGTAGTTGAAATTTTTTGCAATAGAGCATTTAaattgtatctttaaaaatatttatatgtaaaccactttgagattTCATTGTATTAAGTGATatatcaaaaagaaagaaaggaagagtcATGGTAACGTAGGGTATCTTAAAGTTCTCCAGAGCAAACTGTGTCTGTATATATAGATCTTTATCTCCTcactcctttccttctttctatgCTATGCAAACATGAATCAACAATCAGCTTACtgtctctttctcttcttctccatgaCCTCTTCCACACTTTTTTGTTTACTCAGCATAACTTCTCCCTCCACTTCTATTTATTTACACATCTTCCTCCTCCCATCTTCCTTCAGTTCCCTTCCCAATACCTATGTCTTTAACTGTGGCCTTTCATAAACCATCATGGTCTATTACCTGCACTTCCACCTTTCCTTACTCTCCCATATCTCTTTTCTACGACTGATGGTTCAATCCCTCTTCTGTTCCTGAGTCCTATTTTGTCTATTTTAGGCTTTTAGCTCAGTATACTCTAATAAAACCTAGTAAGGCAGGGAGATTCTGGCACTCCATCTGGGCAATGAAGGCTCCAGAGATCTGAGTTGGTGTCCTCAAGCTCAGTAGTGCCTTTCCAAATGTCATTTGGAAGAAGAAAATTGACCTTAATTTGATTGAGTCTTATGTAAGAGTGAAAGGTTTGAAGGAATGTCACATGCTGAAGGAGGGAAAAAGACTCCTCAAGAaagtgcgtgcgtgtgtgcatgttCAGGAAGGGGGAGCTGATTACCTGAGCAAATTGCACAGAAACCaaaagcatttaaatggttttcaTTCTAGTCTTTGACATTAATCACGGCTCAGGCAGAACTGTGCAATACACCCCcgacacccacccccacccccagggatgtttctttaaaagagcCCCTAACCCTACCCATAGTTGGTCACATGGGCTGGTCAAAGGCTTACAAAgagtatataatttatttattacatttatataccgctccatagctgaagctctctgggtggtttacaaaagttaaaaacagtgaacatgtcTTGGTATGTCCCACGATGTCATCCGCAAATGCCAAGGAACAAATCCTTCTTTTTAAGACCTCCACCGTTATTCTCTAATTGCACTAGTAGAGCTTCTATTGCCAGATTGAATAAGTGAGAGGGGGTCACCCTGTTTCACTCCATTACGTAACTCAATGCTAGGTGTCTCATCTTCTGCCAAGGTGGCCCTCCTATATGAGTCCATTATCAAATGAGTCCATTCTCCCGCCTCCGGGAGAGAGGGACTCGCAGCACAGCATGGAGGCGGGTCGGCGGGCCCTCCATCGCCCTACACGGGACGCGGCACGGCCTGGAATCTTGGAAGCCAGAGAAGGCGGCAGCCAGAAAATCTCGGAAGCCAGAGAAGGGACTCTTCCTGAGCTTTTAGCTCGTTGGGTTGGAGAACTTCTGGGAGTTTTGTCAGACAACATTAAGGGTTGCACTGCTTCCTTGCACCCAAGGCTTGGTAGTTTCCCTGAGCTGAGTCCCATGGGCCAGCTCAGGATTTTCACAGTTCCCGTTGAACTATGAAAACTTGCCTTTGTGGTTTTTTGCATGCTTCCTTTTGATATCCAGGGCTCTAGGTGAAATGTGAGGAATCACCCTCAAAATGCACGAGGAACCTGGTAAAATAGAGGTGTGTGTTGAAAATGATGAAAGTGAGAATGGAAAGACTAATGTAGGCAGTATTGACATACCCAGatctatttttttatatatagaaggcATTTCAGGTTTTATATAGAAGGTGTTTCAGTTTGATTCAATTTaggaaaacagttttttttttttaatgcagcatgATGATTACTGCACTTATTCACTTTCTAACAATAAGAGGAAATGAAGCTGGAGTGAAGAAAAGTGTGgcatcacatttatttttaagccTCTTGTGAAGATGAAGTCAGAGAGTATCTATAAAATGTTgctttaagttttaaaataaggCATATTACATAGGGGAGAATTAAACACTAACGTCAGCAGACCAGAGGTTTACCAGATTCATTTGACTGTGAAGAGCAAGGGAAAGGACATTTAACTCCTATTTAAATGGTGAAGTTTGGGCTAATGCTGCTTTGTGCTATTAAATTAGGTAAAAGGTCGGTCAGGTGCCCTCTACACTCGCCAAGCATTCAAGAAACAAGGCAAAAATTGCTACTACAGTCAGCcaagcatttttttctttaataactTGTTAGGGTGCAGAGCCAAACTCTGTGGCCTTTTGTGCTGCAGTTTTATTCCTGTTGAATAAAGCCTGCAGTAATTGCTAACTGAATGGGTCAAATGAGGTTCGAGTTTGAAACTATTTCCCTAGAACATTTCCATCATGTGACTAAACTCTCTCGGTTAGCTTTCCTTGGGATCACATCTTAAGGCGCTGctatctgtttaaaaataaaatgcatacctAATGTATAGGCCCATTGCATTGGCTTCGGCAGGCATGTGCAagcttcaggcttgcaggatctacttcctTTATTAGAACCCCCAGGTCCGCTATGTTGAGGCAGTTGTAAAACTGTGGTTTTGGGAAAGGACAGTGCCAAATATAGAATGGTAGCTCAATGGGCAGGGCCCAATTACCTTCTCCGCCTTCCGCCCCCATCTGTATTTACAAGCAGTGAAGGGCCAAtggctcagatttcagtgggtttgttaatccattctgggtttcagtcaaaattatttaaaaagtgATCCAAGGTAGtgaaccctattcccaaaataggttcagtacctcGGATAgatcctttacagttctgactgaaacccagaatgaattcatcgcttccggcaggcctacccagatgaatgttaaagcaagaatttttaagatctgttgattgttattttgatgttgtattgattttatatgctcttttaattaattttatgtttctgatttatactgtattctaCTAATGTTGTTAgtagatccaaagggagaggcgggtaagaaataaatgtattattgttattgttgttctttGCCAAATATTCAGCATCAGCTCATATAGTTCAGAATTCAAAATATTAATTAGGCACCTTGAGCTGAACCACATGGCCGTGGTTCTTCAGTGGCTCCCATTAATTCTCAAAAAAGGAAGACCATGACTTTTCGTGGAATAATAGTGCATCTTTCTTAATTTCTGATGTACCATGCTTCTTTAGCAACAGGAAGGTTGGGCTTAAGACAGTAGAAGATCTATGTATACAAACAGATAATAGCCACCTGAAACATTTCTGGTGAGACAGACCAAAGGGAGACTTACTTATTTTCTTGCTTACTTGCACTTTATCCTACCCTTTCTCCTCGGGTTCAGGAGTAAatgcttctcccctccctcattttatcctcataacaaccctttAAGTTTGTTTAAGCTGAGAAAGAATGCTTAGCCATAGgccacccattgagcttcatgggcaGGTTGAGGTTTGAATCCAAGTCTCTATATAAAACAGATGTACACGTCTTTAGTGAATATGCTTGTGATAGATACCTACCATTTATCATTTTCAACAGATGTTGAACAGTAATAGCTTTTGAAACAGTTGCACATTTGAATTACTGATATGTGGTTTCCAACTTGACCTATGGCTAGTTCTCTTCTATGAATATATTCTTTTCTCTTTCAGGTAGGACCTCCATCAAATACTGTTGCCGTCAATGGAAGATCCAGCCTCAATTCCTCGGTGTCTGTAGAAACAAGATACAGTAATCATTAGGATTTCATACCAAATATTTTGCACTTTAATCACTGCTGCATAGACCTACTTCAGCAATCTACTTAATAGTTAACTGCATATTACTGCAGGCTATGCATAAATGCAGGGTTGTATTGGTATATATTGTCAAATGAAGCATAGAAACTTCATGGGATGCCTCAAAGAATTCTTAGACTATATAATTTATAGCAATTTTTTTGCCTTTACTTTTTAAAGCTGAAAATGCTGTTTCAGAACTTATAACATGGCACAGAAGAGTTTCATCTTGTTTTTTGCTGCCATGATAATCAGATACATTGATTTCTACGTACTCCATAATAAATTATGTGTAGCAACATGCTGTACAGAGCTAAAGTATGACATTCTAAATGTTTATAACTGCCTCATAATTATGTTCAGATGTATATGAGTTTTAAATATAGTTCTGCCACCTTGTTGTCTTGATTTTTTACATTGGAAATTAATTACTGAACTTAGCTGACTGTTTTCTAGAATTGGAATTGGTCTAAAAATATCTGATGAGATCCATCCAAAGTTACACATTTCCAAATCCAGTTGTTTGCTTACATCTTTTCATTGAAATCAGCAGGacataaaagtgcttaactttggatgGATCATGCCTATTTGGGATTTTCATTAGTTATTGTATATCTTTTAGAATCAAAGTGAAGAAATAAAATAGGAAGTCTTTGTTGACTAGTTCATTAAGACGATATGTGCGTTTTCTTACCTACATTGTTTTGCAGTCTTAGTGTGTACAGCACAAAGTGCCTTTACTGTCACAATGTGTTACAAAAGCAGAACTGGTGAGTTCAAAGCTGTGTTCTAAAAGCAGCGGCTAGGTCAGCATTCCAAGCTATGCAGAAGAATCTGAACAGTACATCATGAGTGCCCTTGGCAGGTTTTGCTCTAGGTAAATATCTGAGGGCAGATTCACACAACCTAAAAGATAACTCCAGAAAGTAGGGGGTGTGATTGCTGCTTGTTACCTTATCTAGACTTCAGCATGGATTTTATAGTCCTATGCTGAAGTCCAGTAATTTGCCTACCACCATCCTGCTGCAAGTTTGACAGCTGAACAAAAGTGAGCAAGGGATGTATTGGGTAGGGCAAGGGATGTATTGGGTAGATTCACAACTGAAGCATCTGGGAATGTGTTAGCTGTCAAGTAGCATTTAAAAATTAAGACAGCTCTGGGCTGCAGTGAAGACCCCAGAAACTTATTTGGAAGTTGACATAAACTCAAGACTAAGGAAAGGAGGCTGTTGATCAGGTACATCTTGATGTATCCTCAAGAGAGAGCAGCATTGGCATGAAGCAGCCAAAATCCATTGAATTAGACTGCGAATATATAAAGGAATTAAGTAGCTGAATACAGAATTCTGTGTATAGGAGTTTCCCCTCTAATATTAATACAAGCAgtaccttgttttgttttattgtcagATAACTTTTAAAGTATTTCTTTGAAATCCAGGAAATTAAAAGCAGGGGATGAAAAAGCAAATCCCAAACATCACTTTTTGTAAGTAGGTAAAGAGGTGGTGATGATTTCTACATTATAAAATCTGTTTTAATGACACTTTAAGCAATACAATGTCAATGAAGTAATTTTACCAGTGTATAAAATTCTGTTGCTGTAGAATTTAATAATTGCTACTGAAATAGGCATGTAAGGTTGAGCAGCAACGCACAGACAGCCAAATCCTCAGTAACAGATGTGACACCTCTTCGTCTGTTCATGTTTTCCTGTCATTCCTGTCAAATTAACATTGCATTTGTATGACAAAATCTATTTGTGATCTTAGCTCTGATCAAGCAACTGAATTGTAGATATATGCGGCAAATACCGGGATATTTGCAATGTTCTAAAATGATTCGTGgtttttgttaaataaaagtaATTGTATTTAGTTTTATTCTTAATTATTTTGATCTACTTGTAGTAATTAAACTTCCTtgtcaatttcttttttacaaattGAAATAAGTTCTTTTTTTGGTAAGATGTGGGTTATCTTTTAATGACGTTATACTCCCAATATTCTGCACAGTAATTTGTATCAAGATAGATTGATCCATGTATGGGAGTGAAGACCATGCAGTTAACTTCGTgatgagagaataaaatggtaaAATATTTCAATCAGAAAAAGACTTTTCtcagcctgagaccctggagagccactgacagTCAAGAATAGACATTACAGTTCtaacaaggcagcttcctatggtcagGTGCCTCAGTTATGGACTTGGTTTTGGGACTAAGATGTGTTTTTAAGAGaaagtgctgggggtggggagttgaatTCTCAGCATGAGATGTAGTAACTTGTGTACTTACAAAGCCAAGCTCTAATTCCACAATGTACACTAAAGTCTGActgcatgcatgtttactcagaagtaagttccattgagttcagtaggcttACCCAcatatgtgtgtgcgcgcgcaaccATCCCTACTAGACATGTATAATGTAtagaagtgggcaacttgtgtcctccAAATCTTGTCAGACTGCAGGTCCTAGCAGCTCtggccagtatagccaatggtgagggatgatgggagttgcagtcccaactcAAActtgagggccacatgttccctgtTTCTGATATATAGACTTGGGTTCTGAAGCAACTCCTCCCATGCAAGCGTACATAGAATTGCTGCCATAAACTGTTTGGCAGATAGTCATTTCATTGTACACATGTGACTTTTTAAATCTCAATTTTCTGTCAAGCAATAGCACTTTGCCAAATACTTGTAAAGTTCTCCTCACGTGATTATAGTTCAATTTCCATGGAGGGAGATGCTTAGTTGCTTGACCTTTTGTGGCATGACTCCTGTGGTGTTAAATTTTGAATAGGGAAAGAAAATCAAATGCCTTGCAGTTGCttaccttgctgctgctgctgcttcatcatcTTTTATGTGCATGAATAAAATGGAAAGCTGGTCTGTATATtccaaaacacagacagaaacgattatttgttttgaaaagatgGCAGTGTCCAATTATATCAtaaagtgttttgagctaaaatGTTCTTCTTTAGGGGatattaagaacattagaaggaaAAAAGTTAGCCAGCTCAACACTCAGGTTTGGAAGCAATGCCTCTTGGGGTAGTGTGTTGGGTAGTAAATAGCTGCCACCGATAAATGAGGCTCCTTGCCCTTTCAATGGGTGTCTCGCAAGTGAATATAAACCACCCACacagagctttgtctatggggcagtatataaatgtaaataataataataataataataataataataataataataataataataataataataataataatatttaaatccAGAAGTTGCCTGCACTCAGCTAGGGGTGACTTGTGCTCAGCTAAACTATCATGCTAGAATACCTCTGGCATCTCTCTAGTGGTTAATGCTCTACTGCAGGGGTGAACAGAAAGTAGTTCTCCACATGCTTTGGACTTCATGTCTcagcattcccaaccattggtcatgatggcaggggcttctgggacttgaagccaaaaaaaaatctggagatccACCTTCTACTTCCACTCCTGCTAATATTGACCCATTTGCCATGTCTATCCAGGTATGGATGAAATCCTGGTATATATAAAACCTCCACGACAAGTAAATGGAAGCAAGGTGTGTTAACAGTTtatctgctgttttattttaacaaacTATTCTTGTTCCTTTCCAATGGTACTGGCACATCTTATAATATTATTCAACATACATTGGGATGAAGGAACAAAAGTACgtcaacattttaaaacctgctgAATGATCATGATTAATAGCATGAGATTATTTGTCTGACCCCATTTTAATATGTTCTTATTGTGATTAATAAAACAGTTTACAGGCCAGTTCACAATAAAATGGTAAACATCTATGTAAAACTATTTCTGACAAATTCAGAGCaaacaacagttttaaaaatacttgATAATTCTCAAAGTACTGAAGAAACTAAAACATGATTCCACGTGTCTCTGGAAAGTTATGAAAATGGCAATTAACCTTTTCAAGAAGAGTATTACGaagccacaaccaaaaaggccccACTCCAGGTGGAAACCACTCTTGGTTCTTGAAATTGATGGCACCTATAGCAATACCTCATTGGCTGTTCTTAAAGCCTCACACAGGTTCATGTGAAAGAAGGCAGTGCTGCCTGAGCCTACCACCTAATCAGAAGAACATTAtaaatatagatttatttatttatttaaaacatttgtgtatCTCGCCCtacatcactaggatctcagggcagtgtacagataaaatcatacaatataaaacaatacatatacacAGCTAAGCCATCAATATGTAATAAGCTGAGAACAGCACATTAAAAATTCTCTCAGTTGTCTGAgctaaaatacaaaaatagtACAGGATTCTGCTTCTGCATTTTGACACAATTAGGGAAAGAGGCACAGCAGGGAGAAAAAGTCTTGTATTCCCTAAGATCTAAATTTGGATTTCCTTTTCATATTTGAATCTCACAGTGAATGAAATGCTAAACTATTAGGGTACATTCAAAGGATGCTGAATCACTGTAAAGTGTGAAGTTCCTCCAGATGGTTTGCAGTTTCTAATCACAGCTGTCCTATCTAATTGCTTTTATCCATGAATGAAATGTCACTGACCATGTGATTGGAACGGacacaaatgtttattttttatttatttatttattgcatttctatgccacccaatagctgaagctctctggccagttgccactgtaaatgaaaatataataccCTATAATGTTCCAGAACATCAGCTGGGA
This window encodes:
- the COBLL1 gene encoding cordon-bleu protein-like 1 isoform X3, yielding MDGQTCTTLTRLPFSGRKAKPKAPLPPSETKITGSSFDDSGINNFAMEQKENIIDRDIELSVVLPGDVIKSTTVNGSKPMMDLLVYLCAQYRLNPSSHTIDLMSAEKKPIKFKPNTPIGMLEVDEVILKPKQLDKKKPTPVIPEQTVRVVVNYKKTQKTIVRVSPHAPLQELVHMICSKCDFDPLHTVLLKTYQSRETLDLTKSLNDLGLRELYAMDVSKATTPTAEFNLSSLQDSCQNSQNSDILKEKENKGFFGFFQRSKKKREQTASAPATPLMNKPRPAFVMRSNMIPKQYDSSTLPSEMPKKRRAPLPPMPASQSVPQDLAQTQDRPASCVVKSSSVDETDKGLSGIGIVRTGSLQLSGTSSVNSSLRRAKRKAPTPPPRKSQGQSDNSIETGSESAESVHTEGTVKGRCSEALSPTADIGSEYSLEEIDEKEEMHDDSADTSVTTQDVPTSFSAPEVIQKNQPAPLASDPALGAGDNAKDSNEEKTENMSADHKVQQSQIFNEKVTIDSGKPLGALQPNANNGHSNTTVTEERKTHAVEVRGSNKIEALNFQVYQDDSSLNQECTPQALPGVHNQKQDPSIVETVKTQDAAIQTIPSDNNLGQTALHEHTNSGGYKLITHKSPSHMQRSVLVNQPSGFLNRIHETVGTMTEPSHQRQQSVDERASPYTNQNNAFANDNHILPQRVVKSPVSSPTKGYPLYWQDSKPKPKPSNEITRDYIPKVGMTTYKIVPPKSLEIVKNWELDTVERQEADFLHTSPKNENSQEFGTQTDILNISKTLNKSGPGFRYEVTLLGNDPLAKTSVDNATVSFSNARTKKMEVEHSKPNPDHVIAPSVLSTENKSCSPPAMQEKSSILSPTAKPSNFFLQMQRRASGHYVTSAIARSGSVSSPTQNEARTIDTEKKLASPDHTSFPFPRTVNAPSQLVEEKSENGHNKEKSEITTPPVKMSTSLNSPPSQPPPFNLKTLRTFVLPQPYSSSRPSPFALAVSSAIKRSQSFSKTCTSSSRPLREQTSLDLSSSMSNTEIKDHSPLQSLTGQPRQSTTDKKNNCGSHEQNKQVPSLSGPPTTTACERNVAVTLQRPDPEQIHQTLLAAIRSGEAAAKLRRVGPPSNTVAVNGRSSLNSSVSVETRYSNH
- the COBLL1 gene encoding cordon-bleu protein-like 1 isoform X1 → MDGQTCTTLTRLPFSGRKAKPKAPLPPSETKITGSSFDDSGINNFAMEQKENIIDRDIELSVVLPGDVIKSTTVNGSKPMMDLLVYLCAQYRLNPSSHTIDLMSAEKKPIKFKPNTPIGMLEVDEVILKPKQLDKKKPTPVIPEQTVRVVVNYKKTQKTIVRVSPHAPLQELVHMICSKCDFDPLHTVLLKTYQSRETLDLTKSLNDLGLRELYAMDVSKATTPTAEFNLSSLQDSCQNSQNSDILKEKENKGFFGFFQRSKKKREQTASAPATPLMNKPRPAFVMRSNMIPKQYDSSTLPSEMPKKRRAPLPPMPASQSVPQDLAQTQDRPASCVVKSSSVDETDKGLSGIGIVRTGSLQLSGTSSVNSSLRRAKRKAPTPPPRKSQGQSDNSIETGSESAESVHTEGTVKGRCSEALSPTGNVVDLTRTTVPSGASCCFEPTNHDQNNIQQVSDEGSRLLNADTPDESEVSLKSDIGSEYSLEEIDEKEEMHDDSADTSVTTQDVPTSFSAPEVIQKNQPAPLASDPALGAGDNAKDSNEEKTENMSADHKVQQSQIFNEKVTIDSGKPLGALQPNANNGHSNTTVTEERKTHAVEVRGSNKIEALNFQVYQDDSSLNQECTPQALPGVHNQKQDPSIVETVKTQDAAIQTIPSDNNLGQTALHEHTNSGGYKLITHKSPSHMQRSVLVNQPSGFLNRIHETVGTMTEPSHQRQQSVDERASPYTNQNNAFANDNHILPQRVVKSPVSSPTKGYPLYWQDSKPKPKPSNEITRDYIPKVGMTTYKIVPPKSLEIVKNWELDTVERQEADFLHTSPKNENSQEFGTQTDILNISKTLNKSGPGFRYEVTLLGNDPLAKTSVDNATVSFSNARTKKMEVEHSKPNPDHVIAPSVLSTENKSCSPPAMQEKSSILSPTAKPSNFFLQMQRRASGHYVTSAIARSGSVSSPTQNEARTIDTEKKLASPDHTSFPFPRTVNAPSQLVEEKSENGHNKEKSEITTPPVKMSTSLNSPPSQPPPFNLKTLRTFVLPQPYSSSRPSPFALAVSSAIKRSQSFSKTCTSSSRPLREQTSLDLSSSMSNTEIKDHSPLQSLTGQPRQSTTDKKNNCGSHEQNKQVPSLSGPPTTTACERNVAVTLQRPDPEQIHQTLLAAIRSGEAAAKLRRVGPPSNTVAVNGRSSLNSSVSVETRYSNH